A portion of the Haemophilus influenzae genome contains these proteins:
- a CDS encoding L,D-transpeptidase family protein: MVVFKSTLKLSLFALSLSMMMSGCALVDLSKNDQSKSLYGINLSHLSLAERKELEEAIYADQQRLTEEKQTLLNMTLTHEIGDHKLQFKPLLARLYASRKYAPLWTDNAAARQLLRDYAAMVASGISKSSATSLETLALVEQQGGLVYDVLLSDILLDYLYYTQNVRSQASNWLYSSAQYQAQQPENDHIQRWLSAVENNQLLDFIQSLAGENHLYRQTVQSLPMFIPTSKESNIAQKLAMNAQRLRVIPDFHNGIFVNIPSYKLQYYRDGDLILESRVIVGTNSRRTPVMYSKLSNVVVNPPWNAPIRLINEDLLPKMKADPNYITEHNYSILDNQGNVVDPASIDWESIGNKFPYRVRQAAGDSALGNYKFNMPSSDAIYLHDTPNRGLFNRKNRALSSGCVRIEKSDQLASILLKEAGWTETRKNTVLASKKTTSAPIRSDNPVFLYYVTAWIKNGNIVNLPDIYGYDRQINLAEINWDLVKKYLQ; the protein is encoded by the coding sequence ATGGTAGTGTTTAAAAGCACCTTAAAGTTATCATTATTCGCCTTATCATTATCTATGATGATGTCGGGTTGTGCTTTAGTAGATTTGAGCAAAAATGACCAATCTAAATCATTGTACGGCATTAATCTTTCCCATTTGTCACTCGCAGAAAGAAAAGAGCTTGAAGAAGCCATTTATGCGGATCAGCAACGTTTAACGGAAGAAAAACAAACATTGCTTAATATGACGCTAACACACGAAATAGGCGATCATAAGTTACAATTTAAGCCTTTACTCGCGCGTTTATATGCTTCTCGTAAATATGCCCCGTTATGGACTGACAATGCGGCAGCTCGTCAATTGTTACGTGATTATGCGGCAATGGTGGCAAGCGGTATTTCAAAATCGTCGGCAACTTCACTAGAAACATTGGCATTGGTAGAACAACAAGGCGGATTGGTTTATGATGTGTTATTAAGTGATATTTTGTTAGATTACTTATATTACACACAAAATGTTCGTTCTCAAGCATCTAATTGGTTGTATTCATCTGCTCAGTATCAAGCACAACAGCCTGAAAATGATCATATTCAACGCTGGTTAAGTGCGGTGGAAAATAATCAACTTCTTGATTTCATACAAAGTTTAGCGGGAGAAAATCATTTATATCGCCAAACAGTTCAATCATTGCCGATGTTTATTCCGACTTCTAAAGAATCAAATATTGCTCAAAAACTGGCAATGAATGCACAGCGTTTGCGAGTAATTCCTGATTTTCATAATGGAATTTTTGTGAATATTCCAAGCTATAAATTACAGTATTATCGTGATGGCGATTTAATTTTAGAATCCCGGGTAATTGTTGGCACAAATTCGCGCAGGACACCTGTAATGTATAGCAAATTAAGTAATGTGGTTGTAAATCCACCTTGGAATGCGCCAATTCGCTTAATTAATGAAGATTTATTGCCAAAAATGAAAGCCGATCCAAATTATATTACGGAGCATAATTATTCAATTTTAGATAATCAAGGCAATGTTGTTGATCCTGCTTCTATTGATTGGGAATCTATTGGTAATAAATTTCCTTATCGAGTTCGACAAGCGGCTGGCGATAGTGCGTTAGGTAATTATAAATTTAATATGCCAAGTTCTGATGCAATTTATTTACACGATACGCCAAATCGTGGATTGTTTAATCGTAAAAATCGAGCGTTAAGTTCTGGCTGTGTACGTATTGAAAAATCAGATCAATTGGCAAGTATTTTATTAAAAGAAGCAGGTTGGACAGAAACTCGAAAAAATACAGTATTAGCAAGTAAAAAAACCACTTCTGCGCCGATACGCTCGGATAATCCTGTTTTTTTATATTATGTTACTGCGTGGATTAAAAACGGAAATATTGTAAATTTACCTGATATTTATGGTTATGATCGTCAGATTAATCTTGCTGAGATTAATTGGGATCTCGTAAAAAAATATCTTCAATAA
- a CDS encoding YcbK family protein, producing MNSVDQNKRKWLSLGGIALGISILPNSVLAMVSTPKPRILTFRNINTGERLSGEFSLAKGFSPAMLKKLDYLMRDKRTNQVHKMDPNLFQKFYNIQTNLGLRNAEIEVICGYRSAATNAMRHRQSRGVAKNSYHIKGKAIDFRIAGVPLIKVKSSAESLRNGGVGYYPTSNFIHVDTGPVRTWKGV from the coding sequence ATGAATTCTGTGGATCAGAATAAACGAAAATGGTTATCGCTGGGCGGTATTGCGTTAGGAATATCTATTTTACCAAATTCTGTATTAGCAATGGTTTCAACACCTAAACCTCGTATTTTAACTTTCCGCAACATTAATACGGGCGAAAGATTAAGTGGCGAGTTTTCTTTAGCAAAAGGTTTTTCGCCTGCGATGTTAAAAAAATTGGATTATTTAATGCGTGATAAAAGGACAAATCAAGTGCATAAAATGGATCCAAATTTATTCCAGAAATTTTATAATATCCAAACTAATTTAGGCTTACGCAATGCTGAAATTGAAGTAATTTGTGGTTATCGTTCAGCCGCTACTAATGCAATGCGTCATCGCCAAAGTCGTGGCGTAGCGAAAAATAGTTATCACATTAAAGGAAAAGCCATTGATTTTCGTATTGCGGGTGTGCCTTTGATTAAAGTGAAATCTTCTGCGGAAAGTCTGCGAAATGGTGGCGTGGGTTATTATCCAACCAGCAATTTTATTCACGTAGATACAGGCCCTGTAAGAACTTGGAAAGGCGTGTAA
- a CDS encoding TatD family hydrolase — MLFDSHLHLDQLSDENIQQTLGHSKIIGMLAVSMNLASAKKLLNLKQTYPEKLYIAAGFHPEQQLPSLEEQKELFQWIDEHHSSISVIGEVGLPHYSKRENPNLDYAPYIELLERFILIAKKRDLPLNLHIVHNDVEIALELLQKHNIQRAHFHWFKTDEKSFQKFFSTPYFASLTPDILWNPKTQYVAQHLPLNRLMIETDSPWQHEGFERAGISEQLLAVLQKLAELKSLPLHSVQKQILLNTQQFYRL; from the coding sequence ATGTTATTTGACAGCCATCTTCATTTAGACCAACTCTCTGACGAGAATATTCAGCAAACACTTGGTCATTCAAAGATTATAGGTATGCTTGCGGTAAGTATGAATCTTGCAAGTGCTAAAAAACTGCTGAATTTAAAACAGACTTACCCAGAGAAACTTTATATTGCAGCTGGTTTTCATCCTGAACAGCAATTACCTAGTTTAGAAGAACAAAAAGAATTATTTCAATGGATTGACGAACATCATTCATCGATTTCTGTCATTGGCGAGGTGGGCTTGCCACATTATTCTAAACGAGAAAATCCGAATTTAGATTACGCGCCTTACATTGAATTACTTGAACGATTTATTCTGATAGCGAAAAAAAGGGATTTACCGTTAAATTTGCATATTGTACATAACGATGTAGAAATTGCCCTTGAATTATTGCAGAAACATAATATTCAACGTGCCCATTTTCATTGGTTTAAGACAGATGAAAAATCTTTTCAGAAATTTTTCTCTACGCCCTATTTTGCAAGCCTAACCCCTGATATTTTATGGAACCCTAAAACCCAATATGTCGCACAACATTTACCCTTAAATCGCTTGATGATTGAAACGGATAGCCCTTGGCAACACGAGGGATTTGAACGTGCGGGCATTTCTGAACAATTATTGGCAGTCTTGCAAAAACTAGCTGAATTAAAATCTTTGCCATTACATTCTGTTCAAAAGCAAATCCTTTTGAATACTCAACAGTTTTATCGATTATAA
- a CDS encoding MBL fold metallo-hydrolase: MNIEIIPVTAFQQNCSLIWDDDKNAAIIDPGGEAERLIQRIEELHLNLKVILITHGHLDHVGAAMQLKQHFGVEIWGSQEEDKFLFESLPEQAQRFGLPNIEAFLPDRWFNQEGEILKLDGFNFEILHLPGHTPGHIGFIEHEKKVAFTGDVLFQGGIGRTDFPRGDYDALISSIRTKLLSLNDDLIIIAGHGSYTTIGQEKQTNPFLNPKF; the protein is encoded by the coding sequence ATGAATATCGAAATTATCCCTGTTACTGCATTCCAACAAAATTGTTCTTTGATTTGGGATGATGACAAAAATGCCGCAATTATTGACCCAGGTGGCGAAGCCGAACGCCTAATTCAACGCATTGAAGAACTGCATTTAAATCTCAAAGTGATTTTGATTACTCACGGTCATTTAGATCACGTTGGTGCTGCAATGCAATTAAAACAACATTTTGGCGTTGAAATTTGGGGTTCTCAAGAAGAAGATAAATTTTTATTTGAAAGTTTACCCGAGCAAGCCCAACGTTTTGGCTTACCAAATATTGAAGCTTTTTTGCCTGATCGTTGGTTTAATCAAGAGGGCGAAATTTTAAAATTAGATGGCTTTAATTTCGAGATTTTACATTTACCAGGACACACACCAGGGCATATCGGTTTTATTGAACACGAGAAAAAAGTGGCATTTACAGGCGATGTATTATTTCAAGGTGGCATTGGTCGCACTGATTTTCCTCGTGGGGATTATGATGCATTGATTTCTTCAATCCGAACAAAATTACTCTCATTAAATGACGATCTTATTATTATCGCTGGACATGGATCTTACACAACCATTGGGCAAGAAAAGCAGACCAATCCATTTTTAAATCCTAAGTTTTAA
- the sucA gene encoding 2-oxoglutarate dehydrogenase E1 component, which translates to MQQNKAFDDWLASTALGGANQSYIEELYESYLSDPQSVEESWRTTFDSLPKTTALEQPHTPVRDYFRRLARENHNEAVTVIDPEAGAKLVKVLQFINAYRFRGHLEANLDPLNYYRWKVSSVPELDYRHHGFTEQDLNETFNINQYVYKRDTIKLGELAQMLKETYCGSIGLEFMHVQDMEQKMWLQSKMESVLEKPIFTSEERVNFLRELTAADGLERYLGAKFPGAKRFSLEGSDAFIPLMKEIIRHSSRQGVNDVVMGMAHRGRLNMLVNVLGKKPENLFDEFAGKHSSERTGDVKYHQGFSSDFAVDDKRVHLTLAFNPSHLEIVSPVVIGSVRSRQTRMNDTEHSKVLAITVHGDSAVAGQGVVQETLNMSNARGYSVGGTIRIVINNQIGFTTSNPNDTRSTEYCTDIAKMIQAPIIHVNGDDPEAVAFAAHMAVEYRNLFKRDIFVDLISYRRHGHNEADEPLATQPMMYSIIKKHPTPRKVYADRLVSEAVITEEQVIEMANNYRDALDNGDRVVSEWREMDAAKMDWLQYLNYDWTAPYESKFSQERFLTLAKRVCEYPESLRAHPRVEKIYNDRKAMYQGEKLLDWGMAETMAYATLLDEGVNVRLSGEDAGRGTFFHRHAVVHNQNDGTGYVPLTHLHANQGRFEVWDSVLSEESVLAFEYGYATTDPKTLTIWEAQFGDFANGAQIVIDQFISSGEQKWGRMCGLVMLLPHGYEGQGPEHSSARLERYLQLCAEQNMQVCVPSTPAQVYHMLRRQSLRKMRRPLIAISPKSLLRHPLAVSSLDELINGTFQTVIGEIDELDPKDVKRVVMCSGKVYYDLLEQRRANNQKDVAIIRIEQLYPFPHEDVKKALEPYAHVTDYVWCQEEPLNQGAWYCSKHNFESAIPESVKLKYAGRPASASPAVGYMSLHTKQQKQLVEDALSF; encoded by the coding sequence ATGCAGCAAAACAAGGCATTTGATGATTGGTTAGCCAGCACAGCTTTAGGCGGTGCAAATCAATCTTATATAGAAGAACTTTATGAAAGTTATTTGAGTGATCCGCAGTCGGTGGAGGAAAGTTGGCGAACAACTTTTGATTCTTTACCAAAAACCACCGCACTTGAACAGCCTCATACACCAGTGCGAGATTATTTTCGTCGTTTAGCGCGAGAAAATCATAATGAAGCAGTGACAGTAATAGATCCTGAAGCTGGCGCAAAATTAGTGAAAGTTCTACAATTTATCAATGCCTATCGTTTTCGTGGCCATTTAGAGGCTAATCTTGATCCCCTCAATTATTATCGTTGGAAAGTGTCTTCTGTTCCTGAATTAGATTATCGCCATCATGGTTTTACTGAACAAGATCTCAACGAAACTTTTAATATTAATCAGTACGTTTACAAACGAGATACCATTAAACTTGGCGAATTAGCTCAAATGTTGAAAGAAACATATTGCGGTTCAATTGGTTTGGAGTTTATGCACGTACAGGATATGGAGCAGAAAATGTGGCTTCAGAGTAAGATGGAAAGTGTGTTAGAGAAACCGATTTTTACATCTGAAGAACGTGTTAATTTTCTGCGTGAACTGACGGCTGCAGACGGTTTAGAACGTTATCTTGGTGCGAAATTCCCTGGTGCGAAACGTTTTTCTTTAGAAGGAAGTGATGCCTTTATTCCATTGATGAAAGAAATTATTCGTCATTCTAGTCGCCAAGGCGTAAATGATGTGGTAATGGGAATGGCACACCGTGGGCGTTTGAATATGCTCGTGAATGTATTAGGTAAAAAGCCTGAAAATTTATTTGATGAATTTGCAGGTAAACATTCCAGTGAACGTACGGGGGATGTGAAATATCATCAAGGTTTTTCTTCTGATTTCGCCGTAGATGATAAGCGAGTTCACTTAACTTTGGCATTTAATCCCTCCCATTTGGAAATCGTAAGCCCTGTTGTGATTGGTTCTGTTCGATCTCGACAAACTCGTATGAATGACACAGAACATAGCAAAGTGCTTGCTATTACTGTTCACGGAGATTCAGCTGTGGCAGGACAGGGGGTTGTTCAAGAAACATTGAATATGTCAAATGCCCGTGGGTATAGTGTGGGCGGTACTATTCGCATCGTGATTAATAACCAAATTGGTTTTACCACATCTAACCCGAATGACACACGTTCCACAGAGTATTGCACCGATATTGCGAAAATGATTCAAGCACCGATTATTCACGTTAATGGTGATGATCCTGAAGCGGTGGCATTTGCTGCGCATATGGCGGTGGAATATCGTAATTTATTCAAACGAGATATTTTTGTTGATTTAATTTCTTATCGTCGCCACGGTCATAATGAGGCAGATGAACCATTAGCCACTCAACCAATGATGTATAGCATCATTAAAAAACATCCTACACCTCGTAAAGTTTATGCTGATCGTTTAGTTTCAGAAGCTGTAATAACTGAAGAACAAGTTATTGAAATGGCAAATAATTATCGTGATGCGCTAGATAATGGCGATCGCGTGGTATCTGAATGGCGTGAAATGGACGCGGCAAAAATGGATTGGTTGCAATATCTTAATTATGATTGGACTGCACCTTATGAAAGCAAATTTTCGCAGGAACGTTTTTTAACCCTTGCCAAACGTGTGTGTGAATATCCCGAAAGTTTACGTGCGCATCCTCGCGTAGAAAAAATCTATAATGATCGTAAAGCAATGTATCAAGGCGAAAAATTGCTCGACTGGGGTATGGCTGAAACCATGGCTTATGCAACCTTACTTGATGAAGGTGTTAATGTTCGTTTATCAGGCGAAGATGCGGGACGAGGTACTTTTTTCCATCGTCATGCCGTTGTGCATAATCAAAATGATGGTACGGGATATGTGCCATTAACACATTTGCACGCCAATCAAGGTCGATTTGAAGTATGGGATTCTGTACTTTCAGAAGAATCTGTACTTGCTTTTGAATATGGTTATGCAACGACAGATCCAAAAACTTTAACCATTTGGGAGGCTCAATTTGGCGATTTTGCTAATGGTGCGCAAATTGTTATTGACCAATTTATTAGCTCTGGCGAACAAAAATGGGGCAGAATGTGCGGTTTAGTTATGTTATTGCCTCATGGCTATGAGGGACAAGGTCCAGAACATTCTTCCGCACGTCTTGAACGTTATTTGCAACTTTGCGCAGAACAAAATATGCAAGTTTGCGTGCCATCAACACCTGCACAGGTGTACCATATGTTGCGCCGCCAGTCTTTACGTAAAATGCGCCGTCCATTGATTGCCATTTCCCCAAAATCTTTACTACGTCATCCATTGGCAGTGTCCAGTTTAGACGAGTTGATTAATGGAACTTTCCAAACGGTAATCGGAGAAATTGATGAGCTTGATCCTAAAGATGTAAAACGTGTGGTAATGTGTTCAGGTAAAGTTTATTACGATTTACTTGAACAACGTCGTGCAAATAATCAGAAAGATGTAGCGATTATTCGTATTGAGCAGCTTTATCCCTTCCCGCATGAGGATGTGAAGAAAGCGCTTGAGCCTTATGCGCATGTCACGGATTATGTATGGTGCCAAGAAGAACCACTTAACCAAGGGGCTTGGTATTGCAGCAAACATAATTTTGAATCAGCAATTCCAGAATCCGTTAAACTCAAATATGCAGGGCGCCCAGCTTCAGCTTCGCCAGCTGTGGGTTATATGTCGCTTCACACTAAACAGCAAAAACAGTTAGTGGAAGATGCGTTGAGTTTTTAA
- the odhB gene encoding 2-oxoglutarate dehydrogenase complex dihydrolipoyllysine-residue succinyltransferase, whose product MTIEILVPDLPESVADATVATWHKKLGDTVKRDEVIVEIETDKVVLEVPALSDGVLAEVVQAEGETVVSKQLLGKISTAQEGDVSSATLKATNEPTPSDRQNAAIENSHNHNADQSPAIRRLLAEHDLQADQIQGSGVGGRLTREDIEREIAKRQAQQVKQEAATEQNTISTVAYSARSEKRVPMTRLRKRIAERLLEAKNSTAMLTTFNEVDMQPIMTLRKTYGEKFEKQHSVRLGFMSFYIKAVVEALKRYPEVNASIDGDDVVYHNYFDISIAVSTPRGLVTPVLRDCDKLSMAEIEEQIKALAEKGRDGKLTVEDLTGGNFTITNGGVFGSLMSTPIINPPQSAILGMHAIKERPIALNGQVVIRPMMYLALSYDHRLIDGRESVGFLVTIKELLEDPTRLLLEI is encoded by the coding sequence ATGACAATCGAAATTCTTGTTCCAGACCTACCTGAATCAGTTGCAGATGCAACTGTTGCCACTTGGCATAAAAAACTGGGCGATACTGTGAAACGTGATGAGGTTATTGTGGAAATTGAAACGGATAAAGTCGTGCTAGAAGTTCCCGCACTTTCTGATGGTGTACTGGCTGAAGTTGTTCAAGCTGAGGGCGAAACAGTGGTGAGTAAACAGTTGCTAGGAAAAATTTCTACGGCTCAAGAAGGAGATGTCAGTTCAGCGACGTTAAAAGCAACGAATGAACCCACACCTTCTGATCGTCAAAATGCAGCGATTGAAAATAGTCATAATCATAATGCGGATCAGAGCCCTGCAATTCGTCGTTTATTAGCAGAACATGATTTACAAGCAGATCAAATTCAAGGTTCGGGTGTGGGTGGTCGTTTAACACGTGAAGATATTGAACGTGAAATTGCAAAACGACAAGCACAGCAAGTGAAGCAAGAAGCTGCCACTGAGCAAAATACAATTAGTACGGTGGCTTATAGCGCACGTTCTGAAAAACGTGTGCCAATGACCCGTTTGCGTAAACGTATTGCTGAACGTTTACTTGAAGCCAAAAATAGTACGGCGATGCTTACCACTTTCAATGAAGTGGATATGCAGCCGATAATGACTCTGCGTAAAACCTACGGCGAAAAATTTGAAAAACAACATTCAGTACGTTTAGGATTTATGTCTTTTTATATTAAAGCGGTTGTGGAAGCATTAAAACGTTATCCTGAAGTGAATGCTTCTATTGATGGGGATGATGTTGTTTACCATAACTATTTTGATATTAGTATTGCAGTTTCAACACCGCGTGGATTAGTCACACCAGTGCTTCGTGATTGCGATAAGCTCAGTATGGCAGAGATCGAAGAACAAATTAAAGCATTAGCTGAAAAAGGTCGTGATGGCAAATTAACAGTAGAAGATCTTACTGGCGGCAATTTTACTATTACAAATGGTGGCGTGTTCGGTTCTCTTATGTCCACTCCAATTATCAATCCACCACAAAGTGCGATTTTAGGAATGCACGCTATTAAAGAACGCCCGATTGCGCTTAATGGTCAAGTTGTGATTCGTCCTATGATGTACCTTGCTTTATCTTACGATCATCGTTTAATTGACGGCCGTGAATCTGTTGGTTTCTTGGTAACGATTAAAGAATTATTGGAAGATCCAACAAGATTGTTATTAGAAATATAA
- the nrdB gene encoding class Ia ribonucleoside-diphosphate reductase subunit beta, translating into MAYTTFSQNKNDQLKEPMFFGQNVNVARYDQQKYETFEKLIEKQLSFFWRPEEVDVSQDRIDYAALPEHEKHIFISNLKYQTLLDSIQGRSPNVALLPLVSIPELETWIETWTFSETIHSRSYTHIIRNIVNDPSIVFDDIVTNEEIIKRAQDISSYYDDLIRDSQLYGLYGEGTYTVDGKECVVTLRSLKKQLYLCLMSVNALEAIRFYVSFACSFAFAERRLMEGNAKIIKFIARDEALHLTGTQHILNIMAAGQDDPEMAEIAEECKQEAYDLFVAAAEQEKAWADYLFKDGSMIGLNRDILVQYVEYITNIRMQAVGLPLPFQTRSNPIPWINAWLVSDNVQVAPQEVEVSSYLVGQIDSKVDTNDFDDFSL; encoded by the coding sequence ATGGCATACACTACTTTTTCCCAAAATAAAAACGATCAATTAAAAGAACCGATGTTCTTTGGTCAAAACGTTAATGTTGCGCGTTACGATCAACAAAAATACGAGACTTTTGAGAAGCTGATTGAAAAACAACTTTCTTTTTTCTGGCGTCCAGAAGAAGTAGATGTATCGCAAGACCGTATCGACTACGCAGCATTGCCTGAACACGAAAAACACATCTTCATCAGCAACTTAAAATATCAAACCTTATTGGATTCTATTCAAGGTCGTAGCCCGAACGTGGCATTATTGCCTTTAGTGTCGATTCCTGAATTAGAAACTTGGATTGAAACTTGGACATTCTCTGAAACCATCCACTCTCGCTCTTACACACATATTATTCGTAATATTGTGAACGATCCTTCTATCGTATTTGATGACATCGTAACTAACGAAGAAATTATCAAACGCGCACAAGATATTTCATCTTACTACGATGATTTAATCCGTGATAGCCAACTTTATGGCTTATACGGCGAAGGCACTTATACCGTAGATGGCAAAGAATGCGTCGTGACTTTACGTAGTTTGAAAAAACAACTTTACCTTTGCCTAATGAGCGTGAATGCACTTGAAGCAATTCGTTTCTACGTTTCTTTCGCTTGTTCATTTGCTTTTGCAGAACGTCGTTTAATGGAAGGGAATGCAAAAATTATTAAATTTATCGCACGTGATGAAGCCTTGCATTTAACAGGTACACAGCATATTTTAAATATTATGGCTGCAGGCCAAGACGATCCTGAAATGGCAGAAATTGCGGAAGAATGTAAACAAGAAGCCTATGATTTATTTGTTGCAGCGGCAGAACAAGAAAAAGCGTGGGCTGATTATCTATTTAAAGACGGTTCTATGATCGGCCTCAACAGAGATATTTTAGTTCAATACGTAGAATATATTACTAATATCCGTATGCAAGCTGTTGGATTGCCACTACCATTCCAAACACGTTCAAATCCAATTCCTTGGATTAACGCTTGGTTAGTGTCAGATAACGTACAGGTTGCACCACAAGAAGTAGAAGTAAGCTCTTATCTTGTCGGTCAAATTGACTCAAAAGTTGATACGAATGATTTTGACGATTTTTCTCTCTAA